The DNA region gacggacgagcaaatgggccacctgataataagtggtcatcaacgcctattgacattgtaaaaaatgttaaccatcgcttacatcgctaatgcgccaccaaccttgggaactaagatgttatagcacttgtgcttgtaattacactggcttcaaaccttgaaaccggaacacaaccatactgcttttactgctgttttgcggtagaatataataagtgggtagtacctacccagacgagcttgcagaaaaAAAAAAGCCCTTgcaccagtaaaaaaaatatgagattGAGAGAATAGACACTGTTTGTTTGACTGTACGTTAGTGGACACTCTTTCGCACTATTACACTACAATGATAATCTGCATGATTTAGTCCTCTATCCtctttataacaacataatagTATAACTAAGAAATAAGAAATTTCTTATTCATTCTAAAAATATCAGTAAGGTAAGTTACGTCATGGAATGTTATATtagatgttttttataaaaaactactaaacctcTAAAAGATAAGAGGGATATACTGATCTTAATTATTCAAGATATAAGCATCACTTCGGCGATTTGAGCTCACCGAAAATGCACctcagaaagaaaaaaaatacggcTTAAACACAATAACCACGCGATCCGACATTATTgtgctaataaaaatatatataagttaattctGGTAAATATAATGGAGGATTTTATAATTGAGGAATGGTAAGTAAAAATTTTGAACTtatgataaaagtaaatatataattatagcataGTACAGCGCAACTACAGCTATTAATGTTGAAGcacaaacaaacacaaatacGCCATCCAAAACTTTATCCACTTTCTAAAAGTGATACCGCCATTGAGCGCAGTGATAAAAGCGCAACTAGAAAAtaacgttataatattaaaactatttatactcttatgcaaataattatatttattaaaaatatatatttgacaatgTAAATGTTGGATTTTTTCCAAGTATAGTTtagatagaaatatttttcaaactcAAAGGGAAAATGACGAAAAAAACTGCAAACAATCGACACCGCACTTATATTACGAGCATGGACCGCATCGCCATTACCATCCTCATCGGCAGACCAGCACTAGTCTAGAAAGAAAAATTCGACATGGACGGTTCGTAACTTCTTAAATCTAtcgcttattttaaataataatatcttaataactaCCACGTAGCGGCATTTGAATAAATCGATTAAAATATGTAAGATATGAtgaatttaaagaataatatctTCAAATAAGTAAtcaaatcatataattatatacatattcaaactatttctaaacaaattaaaatacataatgaaGTTATTAATGTGCTTAGTCACATATATCTATTAGACTGTATCGTCAAAATCGTCAATTTGTTGCTACAAACACATAAACAacattattagattatttttcactacaatataataaaaatcaaagcaCCTAAATACATCAAATATTCCAAATTATTAACCGATGTCTCCCATTAATTTATATCTGAGTTTCACCTGCGTTAAACGTTAATGCTACGGCCCTGTTGGTCGTCGCTTTTTCAATAAATGTAacgcaaaaatgtttttttttagtaaatcagACTGGTAGATTAGCGCGATACCAAAATAACTCTCCAGCTTTATGTTATTAGCATAAATGGATAAATATAAACTTCACTTTATCGTGTTATCTAATCATGTGCAATTATAAGTAAGAATTTGGATTTGTTAGAAACAATATGTGagttatataagaatatttttgatcaaatattttattaatcagtatcatgtttatattgttgttgttattaataacattacaaGTTTATCACAGTGTTATGTTATCATTGATAGATGCTTAAAACCAAAAcgataaatttagttttaattatacaataaggTATACAAGTAGatcttatctaaatattttaagcgaAGGTATCGTATCGTAGGTAATTCATATGTAaccctatataaaaaaaataaacacatcgAGGATCTATATTAtgaacatacaaacatttattaatacacGCAGACTCACACACAAACAACAATCCAAAAAACGATAAATTGCAACAAGATTATTCAAATTAagattacacaaaaaatattctacTTTATTTCTACCTTATTCACATAATCCAATGTTGTTTTGTAAAACATATGCTagtactgttatatatatatatataaagataactcCATTTAaccatcataaataatattaataattattttttatcaagatactttttttaagtattaaattaagcAAGTAGAGATAGATCAAGGAATAGGTCAAAGAATTGCTTAGAGGTAGACGTCTAATTAATCGCGTAGTGTTAAAGATAAGAAGGGGGGGAAGGGGCGAATGTTCCTCGTTAGGAGAGCCGTCTGAAAGTGACACCGCAGTGCTAATTATTTAGCCGTAAGGACATCTTCCTATAAACCAATGCatataaaatgcaattaatatcgcttacaacattttaataaataatttattaaaaacgaacttatttatatattaaaaaaaaaattaaattatgtgatttttctaatattgaaattaattaatatatataaacaaaagttaattgtataatttttattatttttaatagtagaaAATCTCGACTCCTTATGGATTAAACAactttttgtgttattttcacttaccataaaagatattttctttaataacataGATTAAGATAATTCAATTGTCAACAACATCACTTAGTAACCTTATTACAAATCATGAccaattactaattatttacatacCGGCGTATGTACGTGTAAGGACTGTCGTCATCATAGCACCTCCTCGGTCCAGTTCATCATTACCGCTAGAAGATTTAACATCAATGTGTACAATTTCTATGTTTTAATAacgaaatatcaatattaaaaaaaaatacgtactaaatatttttgcttttcTAAAGTTGGTATGTATATgaaacctttaaaataaaaatattgtgttaaagTTAAACGATGTCTAAAAATAAAGAGAAATCCAATCAAAATGCAGTAAAGGATTGGCGTGAGAGGTCGGAGCCGCTGCTCTCTGTGCCTGAGGATGAAAGGTGAGTCCGACGAAGCGCTTCATTAAACTCACTATTAGTCGATAAACGCTGGCAAAAATAAAGCAACTCGGCTTGTAATTTTATACGGATAccttatttattctaaaattaaaatattgtttttataaaaatatatatatctggaACAACTTAATACTATGCATAAATGATTCGattcattaattttagtttatatgtatttcagtgAACACCCACCCCATTCGTTGCCGCGTTTGAGCGTGGTGTTACCGTGCAGTACGAGTTCCAGTGTTGACCGGATATCCGTGCCCCCTCGACCAAAACAACTTTCACACGGGGAGTGAGTTAGctactttaatttatacttatatattctaccgccaaacagtataACTTagtattggtgtgttccggttttaagtaaaatgagccagtgtaatagcaggcaaagggacatgacatcttggttcccaaagTATatggcacattgacgatgtaaggattgCTTATTATTGCTTACAGGGCCAGCGATGGAGACCACTTTATATTAAGTGTGCCATTTTCCCGtccctataatatatatatatttttatctataacatctttactaatattataaatgcaaaggtAACTTTGTCTATTTGTCTGTTGCTCTCACGGTAAAGCCACTATAACGATGTTGATGAAATTCTTTAGAAAGTAAGCTTGAACCTCGAGGAAGAATAAAGACtacatttttatacctaacacctgactAAATCCATTTCTTACCCCAAAAGCTCCACTATAGTTGAAACCAaagcgaatatttttataaatatcgctaagttttaattttaatcagattaaacttaaatataaattaaatcggTAAAAAGTAAAACATCAACTTACCGCCGTTTCCCACCTATTATAATAGgcgtattataatttgaatatccATAATAAACTAATTTCCATGCCTTGTGTTTTAACCAATTACATTAATTAGTTCAATATATCACATTGTTTCAGTGAATCAATGACAGTAGTTCTCTCAGCGTTTTatgcaaaattattaatagtattagGACTAGCATTACCGGTTACCAGCACAATACAAAATGAAATCTACACAAATATTACATCTGACGTGAGTAactctatatatttattgggttaataaaacttaaagcacatatttgtaacatttacatattatactcATTCCAGATATTtacaatgtatttatacatagtCAGCATGTTATTCCTTGCCTACACTTTCTATCATCTtcgtataacaaaaaataaaaaaaatggtgagTAATAGTCATCCTGTgacataaatcatttatcaGTAATATGTTTAAAGTTTCTGTTTAGACGTTGACGACTTAGGTCCCTTTTAGGACTATATGTTGAAAAAACGATTGGTATAGGGTTCATATGGTAGAGTTGTCTACAAGACGTAATACAAAAGCGTCCCTATTATAAATCTACAGAAATGTTTTGAccgtattttatttacttatcctTTACTAATGTACAAAAAGATtcgctaaatattattatgatcctGGAATCGAAGAGCAACACAACGctatagagctattctgtaaaaataaaccCGAAAAGATACCGTGAAACAGGAGCGTGAATTGTCAGATTGATATGCGCcattgactttaataattataacatttgaagGATACATACATCAAAAAAGGTTATCACCGTATGTCGATCTCGGAAAATCAACATATCATGCTTGATACAAAGTGAGTTGTTACAGAATATCACTGAAAGGCTCACTTGGTTCAAATCAACCTTTATCtgctgttataaaaaaaaattaacttgcaaataattatttttttaattaatattttaagatgacttttaatcatttcatattttactATATCTGAATTTATCATTATTGCGACCTTAATTATaagcgttgtttagcgggtgattagttaagcaatgccaTATCTTCTTTTAAATGacgaatcaataatgacagataggctaagcaacgtttataaataaagccgATTTACTTCAGTTCCCTATGTATATTTACGTTATACcctgtttatttcaaatataatataattttatatacaaacacaaACTATAATAGGGCTTGGCCGGTATACTCTTATGCTTATATACCTTATAACTGAttacttattttgtatatttcagaTAACATAAAGCGAATTCGGTACGGTAGTTTTTACCTGCACATGGGAGTGGCAGGCTTTAGCGTTGGTTCAATTATTTACTCCTGCTTACAATTTGGCGAATATTTCGACCTATCAGGCGATTGTCAATTGATTATAGTAGCTTTGAAACCAGCGCTTAGAATACTTTTTATGGTCGCTCAGACAATTTTCATCTTTTCCTACACAGATGTAAggatttataacttatattttacagttcagatttatttatgtatattttatatgaatacttaATTTAAGTCAAGTCACATTAACAGTCCATAACAGTATTTTTGCTGGGGAAAAGTCTCTCTTAAACTGGAAATTATTTCGCCACACTAGCCAAGTGACGGTTGGTGGATAAATATTTGTCACGACTTCATCCGATGAATCtttatgatgtttttcttcacaatgtattacaaatatatatatataagcatgtGAATTTCTAACTTCCATTGCTATTTACTGATTTTATTTGACaatgtaatattattctaaGTTGCAGCTTacgaggttttttttattttcggcGTAGTTAGTTTTTATGAAGTgtgatattaaatatcaattagaTGTTATCACGATAttcagtataaatattatatcataaacatattttttgaataataactcacgtattatatttatatactttttgtatgCTTGTTGTatgtatctatatatctataaattattaaaatcataaaatgtaatattatttttagctatTAGATCCAATGCGCGGCGTTGTATTGGATCGTTTTGGTTTGATGCATCTCATAGCTACTAACGTATGCGAATGGCTAAACGTCGTTATACAAGAAACGAGAGATGATATCATTGCTATGGCGTATAATCAACCAGCGATTTtaagatatacaaatataagtgGGCCCGCAAAAGTAATAATAACTgacgaaattttaaataacacttcTCTAGAGGAATATGGAAATGAAAATTTCACAATTCACGAGGAAGTCGTTCATGCAAACTTAACGGCTAGGATAGAAGCCTGGAGCTGTAACGTCTCGGACATGATAACACCTCTTATTAGAACTATGAATCCTTATTTGAGACCTTGCGGGGTAGAATATAGCCTACTATGCTCCATAATAATAGTTGTTATATGGAACGATATTTGCACTGTACCAGGATcggtaaattattttacttttatgtttaatttgttccgacggaatattattttcttggGTTTATTTTGTGCCTTTTTGACGGcaatgaaatataatgaaagaaCGAATGAaattcatgttatttttatacacgACTGCCCAAAAAAGAATTGGAAAATGTGTAATGTTTTCAGGATtcgtgtatgtatatgtatgtgagTTCTTTTATTtcaccataacttttaaatatctgAACAGATCTGAATGTTTGTGGTTTCGTTCGAATCCTAACTAACATCATCTCAAGTAACACTGGCTATAATTTTGTCGTGGACAGTCgtgttttttattcttataatctattatttattagttcgtCTATGGCTTTAATtacgtacaaaatatatatccttCATCACCCTTCAGTTACCTTTTGGTAGGTCATTCGATCTCATTACCTTTTAACACTTTCAGAGTTAGTAAATTAGACACAATAGCtaattaattgttatgtttatatgcGTTTTCTGTCCCAGAAAGTATAATACATGTAAtatgtatagtaacagcctgttaatgtcccactgctgggctaaggcctcctctcccttttgaggagaaggtttggagcttattccaccacgctgctccaatgcgg from Nymphalis io chromosome 4, ilAglIoxx1.1, whole genome shotgun sequence includes:
- the LOC126781634 gene encoding proton channel OtopLc-like; this translates as MSKNKEKSNQNAVKDWRERSEPLLSVPEDESEHPPHSLPRLSVVLPCSTSSSVDRISVPPRPKQLSHGDESMTVVLSAFYAKLLIVLGLALPVTSTIQNEIYTNITSDIFTMYLYIVSMLFLAYTFYHLRITKNKKNDNIKRIRYGSFYLHMGVAGFSVGSIIYSCLQFGEYFDLSGDCQLIIVALKPALRILFMVAQTIFIFSYTDLLDPMRGVVLDRFGLMHLIATNVCEWLNVVIQETRDDIIAMAYNQPAILRYTNISGPAKVIITDEILNNTSLEEYGNENFTIHEEVVHANLTARIEAWSCNVSDMITPLIRTMNPYLRPCGVEYSLLCSIIIVVIWNDICTVPGSKTLSSNNSGKKHDEKQCCGKVKSNNHFSVDCGSAHKGLFMGVAVLAGTIVSLMLFNDLFQKQKHVELALLQINIWETALFIFMILGSGACMQRMRALTLRLAPTTMPLEHALLLVTQCGVYLYYLFQIIGAGFLIQRYSEERRATRIIAPLFAIIQSSCQTLLILDAWTRRCVGSEERPGRQLVTFLLVGNFALWLLNRVKNARAEFHPLQMEFYGVWAWTLITHVSVPLLVCYRFQATVCFYEIWKNSYKRKKEYKTVSDEIELKNYHVA